The following are encoded in a window of Etheostoma cragini isolate CJK2018 chromosome 7, CSU_Ecrag_1.0, whole genome shotgun sequence genomic DNA:
- the LOC117948065 gene encoding vesicular inhibitory amino acid transporter-like, whose translation MAHLIRHKITNKLTNAAHTVSNKSQAKVSGVFARMGFQAATDEEGLGFAECDDLDYDYRQGMKMDVIQGEEEGGPTEGEGELDGDSHYQRDGTGPRPSTLKIGGSLDEDKPKITSWEAGWNVTNAIQGMFVLGLPYAILHGGYLGLFLIIFAAVVCCYTGKILIACLYEENEDGIKVRVRDTYVDIANACCAPRFPTLGGHVVNVAQIIELVMTCILYVVVSGNLMVNSFPGFPVSQKAWSVVATVALLPCAFLKNLKAVSRFSMLCTLAHFVINILVVAYCLSRARDWAWDKVKFYIDVKKFPISIGIIVFSYTSQIFLPSLEGNMQKPSEFHCMMEWTHISACVLKGLFALVAYLTWADATKEVITDNLPSTIRAVVNIFLVAKALLSYPLPFFAAVEVLEKSFFQDGGRALFPDCYGPTGQLKSWGLGLRIALVVFTLLMAVFVPHFALLMGLTGSLTGAGLCFLLPSLFHLKLQWRNLLWHHVFFDVAIFVIGGICAISGLIHSVEGLIEAYRYNIHE comes from the exons ATGGCTCACCTAATCCGACACAAGATCACCAACAAGCTGACCAATGCGGCCCACACGGTGTCCAACAAATCTCAGGCCAAGGTCAGTGGGGTGTTCGCCCGAATGGGCTTCCAGGCCGCGACGGACGAGGAAGGTTTGGGTTTCGCAGAGTGCGACGACTTGGATTATGACTACAGGCAAGGGATGAAAATGGATGTTATTCAGGGAGAAGAGGAAGGGGGGCCCacggagggagagggggagctGGATGGAGACAGCCACTACCAGAGAGACGGCACCGGACCCAGGCCCTCGACCCTGAAGATTGGAGGCTCTCTGGATGAGGATAAGCCAAAAATCACGTCATGGGAAGCTGGCTGGAACGTCACCAATGCCATTCAG GGCATGTTCGTCCTCGGCCTGCCGTACGCCATCCTCCACGGTGGTTACCTCGGTCTCTTCCTCATTATCTTCGCGGCTGTGGTGTGCTGCTACACAGGAAAAATCCTCATCGCGTGTCTGTACGAGGAGAACGAGGACGGCATTAAGGTGCGCGTGAGGGACACCTACGTGGACATCGCCAATGCCTGCTGCGCGCCCCGCTTCCCAACTCTGGGCGGGCACGTTGTGAACGTGGCCCAAATCATCGAGCTGGTCATGACCTGTATCCTTTACGTTGTGGTCAGCGGCAACCTGATGGTCAACAGTTTCCCGGGGTTCCCCGTCTCCCAGAAAGCTTGGTCTGTGGTGGCCACGGTCGCGCTCCTGCCCTGCGCCTTCCTGAAGAACCTCAAGGCCGTGTCCAGGTTCAGCATGCTCTGCACTCTGGCGCACTTCGTCATCAACATCCTCGTGGTGGCCTACTGCCTCTCCAGGGCACGCGACTGGGCCTGGGACAAGGTCAAGTTTTACATCGATGTGAAGAAATTCCCCATTTCAATTGGCATCATCGTGTTCAGCTACACCTCCCAGATCTTCCTCCCCTCCCTGGAGGGAAACATGCAGAAGCCCAGTGAGTTCCACTGTATGATGGAGTGGACTCACATCTCAGCCTGCGTCCTCAAGGGCCTCTTCGCTCTCGTGGCCTACTTGACTTGGGCAGACGCCACCAAAGAGGTCATCACGGATAACCTGCCTTCAACCATCAGGGCCGTGGTCAACATCTTCCTCGTCGCTAAGGCGCTGCTGTCTTACCCTCTGCCGTTTTTTGCTGCAGTTGAGGTTCTGGAGAAAAGCTTTTTCCAGGACGGCGGGAGAGCCCTCTTCCCTGACTGCTACGGGCCTACTGGGCAGTTGAAATCATGGGGCTTGGGCCTTCGAATTGCACTGGTAGTCTTCACCTTGCTTATGGCCGTCTTTGTCCCCCATTTCGCCCTCCTTATGGGTTTAACTGGGAGCCTCACCGGCGCTGGCCTATGCTTCCTACTGCCAAGCCTCTTCCACCTAAAGCTCCAGTGGAGGAATCTCCTGTGGCACCACGTCTTCTTCGACGTTGCCATTTTTGTTATCGGGGGCATATGCGCCATATCTGGCCTAATTCACTCGGTTGAAGGGCTCATAGAGGCGTATAGGTACAATATCCACGAATGA